Sequence from the Clupea harengus chromosome 20, Ch_v2.0.2, whole genome shotgun sequence genome:
CCCCAGCTCCCTGGAACAGAGTCTTTCTGTGCAGGCAATTCACAGGGCCCCAAGCCCCCTACCCATACACTCATAAAGGCCATGTTGTGAATAGCAGAATAACAGCACTTCGAGCTGTACGCTTCCAGCTTATGTGCCCTGCTTAAAGAGCTCATAAATATCACCTCAATGACTAAAATGACATATGTCAAGTAGAAAAAACAGACATGTCTGCAAGACAGACAGTCACTATTTTTGGGTATTTCAGAAACCTTGTGTAATCGATGGGATAGCCTATACCCCTTCAATAGAGCATTCATTAATTTAtgacataaaacacaaaaacacacatttgtagtAGGGGTATTGAATGCTACGTATCTAGAAGAATGCCCACTGCGCTGAATTTTCTGGagtcatgttgtttttcttaCTAGGCAGGGGATCGACGCTGCCCAAACCTGGGGAGGTTGGTGCATCCGATTTCAATGAACCGGCACAAAAGGGGCGGGTTTACAACGACTAAGATTATGCTATTACAGCATACAAATGTACTCTTAAGGTTGGTCTGTGTTAAACTGAAAAAGACTGATGATTTGAGAGAGACTCGAAACGAACTGCTCCCGAGGAAACAAAACTCACAGGTCTGGATATGcagtcatttcatttctttataGGATTCAAATAAGCCAATTACTTAACTAAATCCTTGCCCATCTTGTCTACTTTGTTTCTTGATTGAAGGTAGGATAGGTTCGTTTCAAATATTAATACCACTAAGAATTGAGCTCCGTTGATATGGGAGTGTCTGCGCTAACTGGGTTGTCCGTGGTTAGTTTACTCAGTCTGGGCTACCTCTCCTGGGACTGGACAAAGCCGAACCAAGTGGAGAGCGATGCCGTGTCAGAACCGGGAGGTCCATCTCATCGACCCCCACACATAGTCTTCATCATGACGGATGACCAGGGCTTCAACGATATCGGGTATCACAGCAAGGACATCCGAACACCGGTGCTGGACAAGCTCGCGGCGCAGGGTGTGAAGCTTGAGAACTACTACATCCAGCCCACCTGTACACCCTCGCGCAGCCAGTTCATGACAGGCAGGTAAGAGAGTGCAGAGCGAAATCGAGTGGTGATATTAAAACACGTTGTCGAgttctaattaaaaaaaagtgtaatttgGTTTATAGTTATTGATGGAATAAAACTGAAtcgttaaaataaaataaaaaaaaacaactgtagTTAGATGAGTATATGAACTGACAGCCAGTGCCTGTCCTCAGCCATTACCTGTCAATaatgtagtagtgtgtgtgtgtgtgtgtgtgtgtgtgtgtgtgtttgttcatacctgtgtctgtgtgccactCTTTCCAGGTATCAGATCCACACAGGGCTCCAGCATGGGATTATCCGCCCACAGCAGCCCAACTGCCTGCCTCTGGATCAGGCGACGCTGCccgagcagctgcagcagctgggtTACTCCACGCACATGGTGGGGAAGTGGCACCTTGGCTTCTACAAGCGGGCCTGCCTACCCACGCGCCGTGGCTTCCACTCGTACTTCGGCTCGCTCACGGGGAGCGTGGACTACTACAGCTACTGGGCGTGCGATGGCCCAGGGGTGTGTGGCTTTGACCTCCACGAAGGGGAGCGTGTGGCGTGGGGGAGGAGCGGAACGTACTCCACCCAGCTATACGCGCGGCGCGTGCGGAAGATTCTGGCAGCCCACGACCCCGACGCGGCTCCACTCTTCATCTTCCTTTCGTTCCAGGCCGTGCACACACCGCTGCAGTCGCCTCGCTCCTACATCTACCCCTACCATCGCCTGGGCAACGTGGAGCGCCGCAAGTACGCTGCCATGGTTACGGCAGTGGATGAGGGAGTGCGGAACGTCACCGCTGCTCTGCGCAAATACGGCTACTACGACAACACCGTGATGATCTTCTCCACGGACAACGGGGGCCAGCCGCTGTTTGGTGGGAGCAACTGGCCCCTGCGGGGGCGTAAGGGGACCTATTGGGAAGGGGGTGTGAGAGGGCTGGGGTTCGTGCACAGCCCCCTCCTGAAACGCCCTCGTCGTGTCAGCCACGACCTCTTACACATCACGGACTGGTACCCCACTCTCCTCAGCATCGCCGGGGGCAACCTGAGTGCCCTCTCCCCAGGACTGGATGGTTATGATGCATGGGGTTCCATCAGCGAGGGCAGGGCGTCACCGCGGCACGAGATCCTCCACAACATCGACCCACTCCACAGCCCCGCCCCGCATGGCTCCCTGGAGGAGGGCAGGGGATTGTGGGATACGTCCGTGCAGGCAGCCATTCGCGCGGGCGACTGGAAGTTGCTGACGGGAGACCCAGGCTACGGCGACTGGACCCCCCCACAGATGCTGTCCAGCTTCCCCGGCGGCTGGTGGAGCCTTGAGCGCCACACGGTGCCCCGGCGCTCGCTCTGGCTCTTCAACGTGACTGCCGACCCGTACGAAAGGCGAGATCTGTCCGAACAGCAGCCAGACGTAGTCAAGCAGCTCCTGGCACGCCTGGCCTTCTACAACGGGACCGCTGTGCCAGTGAGGTACCCGCCAGAGGACCCACGTGCCCAGCCGCAGAACAACGGGGGCGCCTGGGGACCCTGGGCCTCTGACGACGAGAAGGAGCAGGACTGGGGCGAGGTGTCCCCGCTCAAgggcagggagaggaaggggaagtgTAAACAGTGCAGTGTGAAGGCCTTTTTCAAAAAGCTCAACACCGGCATCATGTCCAACAGGATCTAgacaggggtgtgtggagaATATACGGAGGGGTCACATGTGAAGGACTACTGTCTTTGTACGAAAAGCAGAGATAGGGTTTGGGTTTATGGTGGCAGGTGTGGCAGGAGGGGTTCtggcacacacagagccagcaaTAAATTATATTAACTCGAGACTAACTGGTCACTTTCCTTCATCTGTGGATTTAATTTGTCTCAGGCCTTTACTGACAGGCCATTACAAGGATCTAACCTTTATCGGTGTCCATAGGATACGAGACGGAGCCTGTCAtataattgttgttgttattattattattattattattattaataataataataatgaatagaatACATGaactgtttattattatttggtgGAACTGGATGAGTttgtgaatgaaagaatgaatgaactACTGAATGGATAAGAATATACAGATTCAGAAGTGATGTTTAGTCAGCCTTTTGAAAATACAAATCATATTGTCACTATATTGTAAGACATGtttgaaataaaattatttatcattatgatgatgataacaAAACAGTTGCTGTTACCTTTGAACATTTGTGATATCCCTTTTTAATTCGCTCCTGTTATTCCCTTTCATTACTTGACAGTTAAAGACCAGCGGTCGATTTCATACTTTCTCTACGTAACACTGCCCCCTAGTAGATGAAATACGAATGTGAATGTGCCGACACCTTTGATCTATGGACTATTCATcagaacacagacatacacttatACTTGTGTTTGTATTATCATTAGACATTGCAgtctaattaaaactaaatcaAAAGTGGATTTCTGTATCGAAGAAGGATATAATTAGCCATAGGGCTAGCTTGTAAATGATAAATAATGTTGCAAGTAGAGAGTGATATCCTAAAATATCTTGACACGTCTATGTATTTCTGAAGAAGCAATGCTATTGTTAACAGTGTTGTTAACTCTATTTGCCTTTTATCATTCACCTGCCCTATGAAAAACTTTGTTTCCTCAGGAAACAAAAAAGGAAGTTACTATTACAGCTATTGTTGCTATTATATTGTTGCATTATATACTCTAAGATGATGCATCAAAATATTCAACcactcattcatttcattagcaTTATGACCACAGTTTAATATAACAGTGAGAAAAAGAGCATATCCAGAATATAGCATCCACAAAAGAGGCTGGGGTAGGCTAATTGTGAATAATACATGGTATTGGGGCGGGGTGGAGCCGGAAAAAAGCTATGCAGAGAAAATCTTAGACAAATCTGAGCCATCGAATGATTGAAGAACAATACCCAgcctcctctcactgtcctcgttgaacctgaacatacacacagcactccAGCTCTGCATGTGATAGAGGAAGGGAAGTAACACAGAagtaaatctttaaaaaaaagtgtagcAAAATCAAGTCATCAAAATGTATCACTACCAAAACGAATGTTTGACTTTTACATCTGACAGTTAAGAAATTGTATTAATAGAATTGTGTATCTTTTTTACTTTCAGTTATATCCCTGTGTTTGTAACTCGACTTCCTGGCCAAATTTGTTCACACCTTCCCAGGTCAACAGAAGTCTCTTTTTACTCTATTGTCTGAcctggtttgggtgtgtgtgtcctcttctgGCAGACGTAGTATACTCCcccatacacagtcacacacagcaggacCACGCCAAGTGAAGCTGATACAGAACGGGCCGAGTCTAAATCAGTTTGAAgaaaatatcaaatatcaatAAATATTGACATGATGAAattaaatacatgaataaatggaTACATTAAGCGCTTAATTGAGcatgacacactcacaaacatgtgATTCCATCTTGTTGGGGTTGTCGGTCCTGTCAGTCAAAATGGATCTCACAGTACTGTGTGTACCTGACATAAATGCATTATTGGTGgataaatacattttgacaATGTGTAAAAACTGCTGTGATGCAAGACTGTTAATATTTAATGAACACTATAGATTCAGGGTTCAGTTGTGCTGTATGCATATGATGTATTTTCATCCTTTTCTCAGTGGAAAGGAAAAATAATTATGCAACTGATTTGAAATATACTTCAAAAAGTCAACAACTGAACTtcttttttgcctttgtgtaagtttaaaaaaagaatgttatAACTAATGGACCTGGACAGCACTGCTCTTAGTTTATTTTATGCCAAATGAAAAagtagattatttccccaaaatAATCAGCTGTATTGTGGTATTTGCTACAATCATCCCTGTTTCATCATTGTTGATCTCTATTCTGTATGTTCCTGAGTCTCTCTTTGTTGCTGGGTTGATAATTATAGTCCCGTTTGTAGCAACAAAGTGCCATCTGTACTGCATAGGTGAGGTGAAGGACTCATTGAAAACCACAATCTGGAGACCTTCTAAATCTAAAAATCCCTGTATAACCATTCTGagtcatttttttaaaaactgaTACGCAGCAGGAACACATCATGTGAAGCTGATAGTAAAAATACCATATCTAAATAGTTTAAATGAAAATATCACTAAATATTGACATTTAGTTAATAGTTTAGTGAATAAATGGATAGATTAAGCACTTAACCAAATGAGCATTagacatactcacaaacacgtGTTTCCATCTTGTTGGGGTTGTCGGTCCTGTCAGTCAAAATGGATCTCACAGTACTGTGTGTACCTGAGAAAAATGCATTATGAGTGGATAAATACTGACATTTTGACATCGTGTAAAAACTGTTCATAATAAACTGCTGTGTTGAAAGACTGTAAATATTGGCCTAAATTAATACTATAGATTCAGGGTTCGTTTGTGCTGTATGCATATGATATTGTATTTCAATTCTTTTCTCAGTGGAAAGGAAAAAATGCAATGAAACTGATTTGACTTACTCTTCAAGAAGTCAACAACTGTACTTCTTTTTTTGTGTAAGTTAACAAAAAGTGTAATAACTAATGCACCTGGACAGCAATGTTCTCAGGTTATGTTATGCcaagtgaaaaatacattaTTTACCCAAAACAATCAGCTGTATTGTGGTATTTGCCACAAGCGCCCCTGTTTCTTCACTGTGGATCTCTACTCTGTATGTTCCTGAGTCTCTCTTTGTTGCTGGGTTAATAATTATTGTACCGTTTGTGGGAACAAAATGCCATCGGTCCTGTATAGAATAGTTGAAAGACTCATTGAAGAAAACAATCTGGTTATTTCTAAATCTAAAAACCCCTGTAAGACCATTCTGAGTCATTTTCTTGCAAAGTAATTGATGTCCAACGGCACTTGGCAGCAACTGTAAATATGTAGGTTCTCCCAGGGTCCCATGACATGTAGTAAACTGCATCACATCACAGACAGTCTTGGTTCCTGTAGAtgaaactaaataaaacagGTCAGTTTTAGACTAGAGCCTCAGGATATTCTTTAAACTATCATAAGCTATCTATTGAGCCATTAACTCAATATTACCCTCAAATACAAATGCTGATGACATGACTATTTAACAAATTGAACAGTAACGCCCAAAATGGTTTTGTTGTTTCCACATTTCTTTGCTTTAACCTGATATAATTTACATAAGCAGCTGCATAAATGTGACAAAATATGAATAATTTTGAGGTTCAGTAAAATGCTAACAGGAACCCAATCTTTGATTAATTACAGCCTCTCATATTGAGGATGGATTTCCAAAAAGATGCCCATGTTCTCCTTTTTGAAATAGGTTTACATTGGTACAGTAATATATATTGGAGTATGAAGCATATGTATAAATCGgcatatatgaacacacattctTTTGTTGATATTGTTTGAGTGTATTACTCATACAGTGCCTCAGACTATTTTCTTAAAACATATAATACCAAATAAATTGTATTCACTCATAAGATTCATAGCATCTTACCGTGAGAAACTCCTGCAAACACCAGCACGAGAGGAATAAGCAACATTTCTGTTTGCAACACGACCATTAATGGCCATCAGAAATGTGAGGTGTCCTTAAAAAGTAAGTACCTCTAGGAGCCTTATCCGTACATTCTGGTCAAATGCTCTCATCATGCAACTGCACATCTCCTCTCTACAGTTTGCAGACAAGGCCGCATGCTTTTTTCTGACTGAGCGCTTCTGATGACAAATTCTTGTGTTGCtattgatggaaattgatattgccattaatttatagacttacattgcattgcaggcatgttctcctgtgtttgtgtgtgtgtgtgtgccatgtctattgatagtcttagtacacctttgtttaaaggccccagcagacatccccctgccccaggtggaggaatacacattgtccaccattttgggcctgtgtgtgttcctccataagaaaatcccctcccactcacctccccttcccaaccttgacctgtagaaccttccccaatgttgacctatcacccccatggtatcctcccatgattgactggtatttaacctgtaacactgtggtgcatctttagtctttgcctgcctctacttgatgttggttttgactccctgcaggagcaccttgaaatacacctccagaaacctttgattcgcctcctggtcctttgtctagaagagtgtcggcctaagtaaCCCCGTCACTATATTGAGACAGATAGTCAACAACTTTTCATGTGATGCACTGTGGTCACCGAACAGCGAAAATAACTGTTACTGCTATCAGAAGGCATACCACAAGGTGCTTTTTTAGAGCCCTTGTTATTTTTACCTGTTTGTCAAACTCAGATGAACAAAAGGTGAAATCATTGTGCCTGTAGTAGCTCTCATCAACAAATGAAAAGACACAGTGAAATATCTTCATCTTCACTTCTATTTGCAGCCGGAAAAGTCTTTGTAAAAAGTGCTGTGACACTAATGACACCTATTTGACCCATTCAAAGGAGGGAAGCATTTGTGTCAGGCCAGTGTTGTGTTAGCCTTGTGAATGTGTATTCATCCACTTCCCCCATCCACTAACATCCCCATCCCTTCACTCAAACTAGCAGATCAGGTTtacatacagtgccttgcataagtattcacccccttggatgtttttcccttttattgcttttataaatcaatcatggtcaatataagttggctttttttttttaaagatttatttttgggctttttgtgcctttaattgatagtgcagtgaagagtgggacaggaaatgagagggagaagagctggggagtggacaggagaaatgacatcaggtcggattcgaacccgtgtcctccatgggcgtcgagcccgaatgtggtcggggctactgcttgcgccacagtgccccccaaaagttggcttttttgacaaaaaaacaacacaaaaagccCTCTTCattgtcaaagtgaaaacaaatttctacacagtaatgtcaattaaataaaaatatgtaatgtaaaataagggattgcataagtattcaccccctttaaagtgactgacctaattcaacagaggtccagccaattggtgctagaagtctcacaattagtgaaatggggatcagtgtgcagtgaatgtgtctcaagtgattgtagtatagcgacacctgtgtctggaaggtcaattcactggtcagtattcagtaatcagtattcctggctaccaTTACACCATGAAGACTAAAGAACACTCcgagcaactcagagaaaaggttattgaaaagtataagtcaggggaTAAGTTtaaaggatacaaaaaaatgtccaaggctctaaacatcccctggaattctCTTAAATCcttcatcaagaaatggaaggaatatggcacatgtgtaaatctgcctagagcaggctgtcctcacaaactgagtgaccgtgcaagaaggagactagtgagagaggccaccaagacacctatgactactcCGAAGGAGTTACAaacttcagcagctgagatgggagagagaacaACTTTTGCttgggttcttcaccaatcaaagctttacgGAAGAGAGCtactgttgaaaaaaagctccactttggtctcatcagatcacagaaccttcttccacttgaccatggagtctcCCATATGCCTTTTGGCGAACTCTAGTCGATATTTGGTCCATATTTTGATTGTTGAAGAACCCGGGCAaaagttgttgtatgcagagtctctcccatccAAGATGCATTCAAACTGAGGCTTCACTACTTAAAGTAACACGATGTaacaattctaccttaaaaAAAGCTTGAgaattgtgccgctacaattacttttaatatggagaatggcctctccgccattgccatcgggggtctgtagggaaattACTGCGCTCTGTaggatttctggagccgcccagtcctttgtgtttgagcatgcgcgactaggatcgggtagcgactaggatcgggtagtgacagtcactatcggaacagcttttactcgttggcgagagctgaTAGACACATgtggatacaagttcgattcagagctagccatctttctgctggattagtaagtagtttatttgctgtcctgatttttcttgttttgtacttgcttgatgtttgactttgTTAGCAAAGTTgtcgactcgctagtttgtcttaaacgaggaaagcaaatttcaacaggttttgccgctagggggagctccaagccaaaaactctGTTGCGCTGCTTTAAACATCACTGGCCAATGATAGGCCCAAATAGTGACATTAATGTGTAAACGTTATGTCAATCAATCCCAAAAATGCTTATGCTACCATAATACAAAATAGGACTTAAGTATAAGGTTGAATTTAGTGTTACCAAACAACAGGCTAACTAAATATTAACTTAAAATCCTGCCTGCAAACCATGTCACAACTCACAGTGGTtattcaaacacatttcactCAAGTGCATTGCACAACGCTAGGTGTCAAGTCAATACACCACGATTAAACAGTCCAATAAGTTCGATTAGCTCATTTTCAATTTCCAAAGTCAGTCAACAGTGTCCATTTCACTCATCGTAAACCCAATAGGGAAGATGCTTAACTGTACGGTGGAAGTAGCTAACTTGCAGTTCGTGGGGGATTCCTTAAGCCCAGTGCTATCGTGGATGAAGTCAAGTGGCAGGGAATACTCATGGGAGGAGACacgaggggagggagagggagagagtggagggaaggggggaacAAAACACTCAAACTTAACAAACTGATTCAACGTCCACCATCGACTCCGACGCGTCTTCTCACTAAGCCGTCCTCCAGTTCGTACTGACTTGCAGCTTTACCGTTCGTTCGGGAAACTTGAACTTTCCAAACAAACTCACAGGCTCCCTGTTACATACACTGTTCTGTATGtcttgtatgtgtacatgttttaggcctacatgtattgtgttctgttttgtgttgttggttggtgttgttgttttgtctccccctcctgttttcattctcctacttcacagatgtgcacacctggttccaatcatCCAATCACCACACCTGTTCCAGATCTCCCATCAACCATTTCCCTTCAAATAGTCCTGTGTTTGTTAATAGTTTGTTGTTGCTTTTGGGTTGAGCTGTGGCAGAGCTCTGGTTGAGCTCGCTTGGCTTGTGTTTGctattgctttgtttgttgctgGTTTATTGATGCTTTTGGATTTGTCTTTAGTTATTACACCTTTGTTAAACTTTATTACTTTAGTTATTagtagtgatggcgaaatgaagcttcatgaacctttgaagcttttcagccagatgtgttgaaaaaaggttcactactcgaagcgtcgttcgctctctagtgacacctgctgttcATTAAAAATACGTTGTAAGAAAGATtttctcgggacagtgaatttgttaaatttgttgtggtgcgcacggcctgctaaaataacatgcacacaaacgtatggtgaAGAAAACGTACCtccattaattcaaatttcattgtaggcgaaaacaacgacaataaaggctttcctTTGCTATTCTTTGTTCTAATAATAGTCTGACCGATGGAATGCAGGGttgtatggtggcacaacggttagcgacGTCACCTACAGGAGTTTACTACACAGTTTCGAAGCCTTGTCAAAGCGATTTTAACCCgatgttttggataaaaacgcctgctaattatctttactctATTCTGTAGCCTATGTTGTTGGAACAGAGTTAAAGTGCTTTTTGGAATAcaggtcagtacttttgtaaaaccaagggtagtgagagtgcttttggccaactggtcagtgaaagtgcagggcactgaaaagggggcgaaagtgctttgtgcaactggatcaaggagctttctcttcctaactggctccataactctatctcaaataatctatactactaacaacaccaaacaatctaaatctccaactcccgctaaatctccaactatcgctaaatctccaaccactgacaacaacaaccacgaatacgagatgggaattTGGACATCGTATAGTCGAAGCGTCCCGCCAAAAGGCAACGAACGAACCacttggtgaagcacttgattcaaatgaggcttTAGACGTCACAAGTGACGTCATTTCggcaaaacgatacaagcctcgatacgcgctccatctggaagtgcttcattttcgcgacacaagctccgaagcctcgggttcatttgtaacatcactagtTATTAGCTGtctacttttgttttgtctctgtctttgttacTTCTTTTTGTTGTGCGCACAGGGTCAATAAGGATAGGTAAGATACTCCGGGGTTTACAAATTACATGCACGTAGGTTTACTTGTTGTTAATACCCTAGGTTAGAGTGAGCACCACCCACTGTATTTTTTTGGGTGCAAAGCACCTGTCCATGGGGGGTGGGTTttgttatgttcttttctttggtgccactgacagtccttgttgatccctgtgttgctttttttgtaaataaatactttcttGTCACTTTCGTGTCCTGGCTTTGTGTGACTGCACCCTCACTTGCCCAAACCTGTTGCCCTTATGTTGCGTCCCACTccgagccaccagggggcgtaacACTCCCACAAATTttattggcacacacgacacacgtgcatatatggaggcgacacagaacacacaaacaggcctgaggtcgctgtgaatttattctctgtgttttcccatcctggaccgtccttcctccaggacccccaagtgaagtgaaccgtccatcttggtcagggacggacaggaaagtgttctgttcttttgcatgtttttctgtttgggtTCTTAGTGGaagaaaccccttgtgaacacagggagaacatgcaaactccacacagaaaggcccgggaccTGCCCCCaagagccaacagcaccccaatgcgggaatcgaacccatgaccttctggctgtgaggcagcagtgcaagcacctgagcaaAATAATTATAAACGTGATTGGAGAGATGTAGCCTATGCTGTGTCCTGAGCATTTAGAAATCTACTGAAAGATGGAAGCGACCTTCAGAGAGTAAATAATGTGTCTAGAGTCATCTGAAGTTTATTGAGCTACGTAAAGACATGTTCCAACCTCCGTACACACTTTATTTtattcagtttatttttttgattacttgtggaatttttttttaatttaaaacaaTAAGCAGAGTGCAAAGTGCAAcctacataaacaaacagagacaatgcagacaataaccgtgttaaataaatgttaattTAAGTTCGGCAACAAACAACATGATATCGGTATTATATATATAGCGGCCATCGGCCACCCTGTTCTCTAATCGGCTTCGGCATCGGCCTTGGCCACTGAAAAACTCATATGGGTCGAATATAcactgccctcctcctccttcattcTCTGTTCCGGCtgcttgttctctcttttcagCACGGTGATCTCAGCATACACCACTTCAACAGACTCagctaaagaggaagagagagatagaggaaggaaagtaacacagaaaaataaagaaaattcATCAAAATCAATTCATCAAAATGTATCACTACCAAAGACAAATGTTTGACTTTTACATCTGACAGTTAAGAAATTGTATTACTGGAATTGTGTTTCTTTGTACTTTCAGTTCTATCCCCGTGTTCACACCTTCCCAGGTCAAATCATGTCTCTTTGTAATCTATTGTCTGAcctggtttgggtgtgtgtgtcctcctctggCAGACATAGTATACTCCcccatacacagtcacacacagcaggacCACGCCAAGTGAAGCTGCTATTAAACTGACCATGTCTACatcattttaaagaaaatatcAAGTATCACTAGACTGTACAGACTATCACTTTACAGacataatgaaattaaatacatgaatgaatggataCATTAAGCACTTAACCAATTGAGCACAagacatactcacaaacacgtGTTCCCATCTTGCTGGGGTTGTTGGTCCTGTCAGTCAAAATGGATCTCACAGTACTGTGGGTACCTgagaaaaatgcattattaGTGGATAAATATTGACATTTT
This genomic interval carries:
- the arsia gene encoding arylsulfatase I; its protein translation is MGVSALTGLSVVSLLSLGYLSWDWTKPNQVESDAVSEPGGPSHRPPHIVFIMTDDQGFNDIGYHSKDIRTPVLDKLAAQGVKLENYYIQPTCTPSRSQFMTGRYQIHTGLQHGIIRPQQPNCLPLDQATLPEQLQQLGYSTHMVGKWHLGFYKRACLPTRRGFHSYFGSLTGSVDYYSYWACDGPGVCGFDLHEGERVAWGRSGTYSTQLYARRVRKILAAHDPDAAPLFIFLSFQAVHTPLQSPRSYIYPYHRLGNVERRKYAAMVTAVDEGVRNVTAALRKYGYYDNTVMIFSTDNGGQPLFGGSNWPLRGRKGTYWEGGVRGLGFVHSPLLKRPRRVSHDLLHITDWYPTLLSIAGGNLSALSPGLDGYDAWGSISEGRASPRHEILHNIDPLHSPAPHGSLEEGRGLWDTSVQAAIRAGDWKLLTGDPGYGDWTPPQMLSSFPGGWWSLERHTVPRRSLWLFNVTADPYERRDLSEQQPDVVKQLLARLAFYNGTAVPVRYPPEDPRAQPQNNGGAWGPWASDDEKEQDWGEVSPLKGRERKGKCKQCSVKAFFKKLNTGIMSNRI
- the LOC116217956 gene encoding uncharacterized protein LOC116217956 translates to MTQNGLTGVFRLKKNQTVFFNESFTSPIQDRWHFVAANGTIMINPATKRDSGTYRVEIHNEETGALVANTTIQLIILGTHSTVRSILTDRTDNPSKMETRVCTHSTVRSILTDRTNNPSKMGTRVYMVSLIAASLGVVLLCVTVYGGVYYVCQRRTHTPKPAESVEVVYAEITVLKRENKQPEQRMKEEEGSVYSTHMSFSVAKADAEAD